The following are from one region of the Vibrio hyugaensis genome:
- the rrtA gene encoding rhombosortase → MNLYTLLSIISVICLILQFEPMASLTEWHAYNIRHGEWWRIVTGNLTHTNFAHLGMNLAGLWVIGFIFRPTARNFTIVFLILCSFVGAMNLFTNMSVYVGLSGVLHGLFGFWALSEVFDGRRSSLVLVGGLIAKVAWEQFYGPSTSTAAMIGARVAVDAHLFGAIGGLGMAWLEKLMHRRIFG, encoded by the coding sequence GTGAACCTTTATACATTGCTGAGCATCATCAGCGTTATCTGTTTAATTCTTCAATTCGAACCCATGGCAAGCCTGACTGAATGGCATGCTTACAATATACGCCATGGCGAATGGTGGCGAATCGTAACAGGAAATCTCACGCATACCAACTTTGCTCATCTCGGCATGAATCTCGCTGGATTATGGGTTATTGGTTTTATCTTTCGACCGACAGCACGTAACTTCACCATCGTATTTTTGATTCTTTGTTCATTTGTCGGTGCGATGAATCTTTTTACCAATATGTCAGTTTATGTCGGGTTGTCAGGTGTATTGCATGGACTCTTTGGTTTCTGGGCGCTCAGTGAGGTTTTCGACGGCAGAAGAAGCAGTTTGGTGTTGGTAGGTGGCTTAATTGCAAAAGTCGCATGGGAGCAATTCTACGGCCCCTCCACTAGTACTGCAGCTATGATTGGCGCACGTGTTGCGGTTGACGCTCATTTGTTTGGTGCAATTGGTGGTTTAGGCATGGCTTGGTTGGAAAAGTTAATGCATCGCCGGATCTTTGGTTAA
- the menD gene encoding 2-succinyl-5-enolpyruvyl-6-hydroxy-3-cyclohexene-1-carboxylic-acid synthase, which produces MNADQAVLNRIWSETILTELNRFGVNHICIAPGSRSTPLTVEAADNPNFTIHTHFDERGLGFMALGLAKASREPVALIVTSGTAVANLLPAIAEAKLTGEKLVVLTADRPVELVGCGANQAINQLGIFSQHVSDSLNLPSPTLSTPLNWLLTSVDEVMFTQRLKGSAVHINCAFPEPLYSNVEKSTHQDYLDTVAGWKESRVTYCQRFNPKTNSAIPSCGDNKGIVVIGSLPLAQAQAARSFAEQMGWPVLADPQSGVSSDWAHFDMWLQHPRLASQLDSCDLVVQFGSRIISKRFNHWLDKHVSRSQHGRDIQYWYVSPRLDRDNQSHLPQWHWAEQPSSWVERTTEFESEYTGWADDLATDIKQVTQHAKGLFVSDPKSELSEIALAIDVAERAKGVDLFVGNSLFVRLIDMFGKLDNTEVFTNRGASGIDGLFATASGVQRARNNPMLMFIGDTSALYGLNSLALFTHSKLPSVLVITNNDGGAIFDLLPVPQEHRESFYQMPHGYDFEHAAKQFGLEYRQPSSLAEYQSMVSEHFASGQGALVIEVQTPSNQAVEHLKSFNKNLHALF; this is translated from the coding sequence ATGAATGCTGATCAAGCTGTTTTAAATCGAATTTGGTCTGAAACCATCCTGACAGAATTAAACCGCTTTGGTGTAAATCATATCTGTATTGCACCAGGTTCTCGCTCCACCCCTTTAACGGTGGAGGCGGCGGATAATCCAAATTTTACCATTCACACGCACTTTGATGAGCGTGGTTTGGGCTTTATGGCGTTAGGACTAGCAAAAGCCAGTAGAGAGCCTGTGGCATTGATCGTGACCTCTGGTACTGCCGTCGCCAATCTGTTGCCCGCTATTGCAGAGGCAAAACTCACTGGTGAAAAGCTGGTGGTATTGACTGCCGATAGACCAGTCGAGTTGGTAGGGTGTGGTGCAAATCAAGCCATCAATCAACTTGGTATTTTCTCACAGCATGTTTCTGACAGTCTGAATTTGCCAAGCCCGACATTGTCTACGCCACTCAACTGGCTTTTGACCTCTGTGGACGAAGTGATGTTCACGCAGCGGCTAAAAGGCAGTGCGGTACACATCAACTGTGCCTTCCCTGAGCCGTTATACTCAAACGTAGAAAAAAGTACTCACCAAGATTACCTCGATACGGTTGCTGGTTGGAAAGAAAGTCGCGTGACTTATTGTCAACGATTCAACCCGAAAACGAATAGTGCGATTCCAAGTTGTGGTGACAACAAAGGTATCGTGGTCATTGGGAGTTTGCCTTTAGCACAAGCACAGGCTGCACGTTCGTTTGCTGAGCAAATGGGGTGGCCTGTTTTGGCTGACCCTCAAAGTGGTGTGAGTTCGGATTGGGCCCATTTTGATATGTGGTTGCAGCATCCAAGATTGGCGAGCCAGTTAGATAGCTGTGATTTAGTGGTTCAATTTGGTAGCCGAATCATCTCCAAGCGTTTTAACCATTGGCTCGATAAACATGTTTCGCGTAGCCAACATGGTAGAGATATTCAATACTGGTATGTTTCTCCACGTTTAGACCGTGATAATCAAAGCCACTTGCCACAATGGCATTGGGCTGAACAACCGAGCTCTTGGGTAGAACGTACCACAGAGTTTGAATCGGAATATACTGGTTGGGCAGACGACCTTGCGACTGACATTAAGCAAGTGACTCAGCATGCAAAAGGTTTGTTCGTTTCTGATCCTAAGAGTGAGCTAAGCGAGATTGCATTAGCCATTGACGTTGCAGAACGCGCAAAAGGTGTTGACCTGTTTGTGGGTAACAGCTTGTTTGTTCGCTTAATTGATATGTTTGGTAAGCTCGACAATACTGAAGTGTTTACCAACCGTGGTGCTTCAGGCATTGATGGCTTGTTTGCTACCGCAAGTGGTGTTCAACGTGCACGCAACAATCCTATGTTGATGTTCATTGGCGATACGTCGGCATTGTATGGGTTGAACTCACTGGCGTTGTTTACGCACAGTAAGTTACCGTCCGTGTTGGTGATTACGAACAATGATGGCGGCGCGATTTTTGATTTGCTGCCGGTGCCGCAGGAACATCGTGAGTCGTTCTACCAAATGCCTCATGGTTACGACTTTGAGCACGCCGCGAAGCAGTTTGGTTTAGAGTATCGTCAACCAAGCTCATTAGCAGAATACCAATCTATGGTTTCTGAGCATTTTGCTTCAGGGCAAGGCGCATTGGTGATTGAAGTGCAAACGCCGTCTAACCAAGCTGTTGAGCATTTAAAATCGTTCAATAAGAATTTGCATGCTCTATTCTGA
- the yfbR gene encoding 5'-deoxynucleotidase has protein sequence MKESHFFAHLARMKLIQRWPLMRSVSPENVSEHSLQVAFVAHALALIKNKKFGGTLNPERIAILAMYHDSSEVLTGDLPTPVKYYNPEISKEYKKIEAAAEQKLLSMLPEEFQDDFAPYLLSHSAHEEDAKIVKQADSICAYLKCLEELSAGNHEFALAKKRLDITLQERKTPEMEYFLHTFAPSFELSLDEIS, from the coding sequence ATGAAAGAAAGCCATTTTTTCGCCCACTTGGCCCGAATGAAACTCATCCAACGCTGGCCACTGATGCGCTCGGTCTCGCCAGAAAATGTCTCTGAACACAGCTTACAAGTTGCCTTCGTAGCGCATGCCCTAGCATTAATTAAAAACAAAAAATTCGGCGGCACACTAAACCCTGAACGTATCGCTATACTCGCCATGTACCATGATTCGAGTGAAGTACTCACTGGTGATCTACCGACCCCCGTCAAGTACTACAACCCTGAAATTTCTAAAGAATATAAGAAGATTGAAGCAGCGGCAGAACAAAAGCTGCTCTCGATGTTACCTGAAGAGTTTCAAGATGATTTCGCCCCCTACTTGCTTTCGCATTCCGCTCATGAAGAGGACGCTAAAATCGTTAAGCAAGCAGATTCTATCTGTGCGTACCTTAAATGCTTGGAAGAACTCAGTGCAGGTAATCACGAATTTGCCTTGGCAAAGAAACGCTTAGATATCACATTGCAAGAACGCAAAACACCGGAAATGGAATACTTCCTTCATACCTTTGCCCCAAGTTTTGAATTATCGCTGGATGAAATTAGCTAG
- a CDS encoding pyridoxal phosphate-dependent aminotransferase — MQNIGMSSKLDNVCYDIRGPVLKHAKRMEEEGHKILKLNIGNPAPFGFDAPDEILVDVIRNLPTSQGYCDSKGIYSARKAVVQHYQRKGIRSLDVEDVYVGNGVSELIVMAMQALLNNGDEMLIPAPDYPLWTASVALSGGKPVHYICDEGADWYPDLEDIKKKITPKTRGIVLINPNNPTGAVYSRDFLLEVIEIARQHNLIIFADEIYDKVLYDGATHTSVATLTEDVLVMTFNGLSKAYRVCGFRGGWMFLTGPKHLAQGYINGLELLSSMRLCANVPMQHAIQTALGGYQSINELILPGGRLLEQRNRAYELINQIPGVSCVKPKGAMYLFPKIDTKMYNIKNDQQMVLDFLKQEKVLLVQGSGFNWPKPDHFRIVTLPHVEDLETAIGRFERFLSTYSQ, encoded by the coding sequence ATGCAAAATATCGGGATGTCGTCAAAACTCGACAATGTCTGCTACGACATTAGGGGTCCTGTACTCAAACATGCTAAACGCATGGAGGAAGAGGGGCATAAAATCCTAAAGCTAAACATTGGTAACCCCGCCCCATTTGGTTTTGACGCCCCTGATGAGATTCTAGTAGATGTCATTCGCAATCTGCCAACTTCTCAAGGCTATTGTGATTCCAAAGGCATTTATTCGGCGCGTAAAGCTGTCGTGCAGCACTATCAGCGCAAAGGCATCCGATCGTTAGATGTTGAAGATGTATACGTTGGTAACGGTGTATCAGAGCTGATCGTGATGGCGATGCAAGCGTTACTGAACAATGGCGACGAAATGCTGATCCCTGCGCCAGACTACCCGCTTTGGACGGCATCTGTTGCTTTGTCTGGCGGTAAACCTGTGCATTATATCTGTGATGAAGGGGCAGACTGGTACCCAGATCTTGAAGACATCAAAAAGAAAATCACGCCAAAAACCCGTGGTATTGTTCTTATCAACCCGAACAACCCAACAGGTGCGGTATACAGTCGTGATTTCCTACTAGAAGTTATCGAGATTGCGCGCCAACACAACCTGATCATCTTCGCTGATGAAATCTACGATAAAGTCCTTTACGACGGCGCGACACACACCTCGGTTGCAACGCTAACAGAAGATGTGTTGGTGATGACGTTCAACGGCCTTTCAAAAGCGTATCGCGTTTGTGGTTTCCGTGGCGGTTGGATGTTCCTAACGGGTCCTAAACATCTAGCACAAGGTTACATCAATGGCTTAGAACTGCTCTCTTCGATGCGTTTATGTGCCAACGTACCAATGCAACATGCGATTCAAACCGCATTGGGTGGCTACCAGAGTATTAATGAGCTGATCTTGCCGGGTGGTCGTTTGCTTGAGCAACGTAACCGAGCTTACGAACTGATCAACCAGATCCCTGGTGTTTCGTGTGTGAAGCCGAAAGGTGCGATGTATCTGTTCCCGAAAATCGACACCAAAATGTACAACATTAAGAATGACCAACAAATGGTGCTCGACTTCTTGAAACAAGAAAAAGTACTTCTGGTACAAGGTTCTGGCTTTAACTGGCCGAAACCGGATCACTTCCGTATTGTTACACTGCCGCACGTAGAAGATCTCGAAACCGCGATTGGCCGCTTTGAGCGTTTCCTATCAACGTATAGCCAGTAG
- a CDS encoding anti-phage deoxyguanosine triphosphatase, producing MERNVSFELNALWQERHDDEHKIRRDDHRSPYQRDRARILHSAAFRRLQAKTQVHGNSLEDFHRTRLTHSLEAAQLGTGIVAQLKKKQPEFRDLLPSDSLIDSLCLAHDIGHPPYGHGGEVALNYMMRDHGGFEGNAQTFRIVTKLEPYTEHFGMNLSRRALLGLIKYPALLSQTRSTRLPAPVEHQRKLKAKDWSPAKGIYDCDKDLFDWVIAPLTENDKALLSQMRCRPESDLEHCKTRFKSLDCSIMELADDIAYGVHDLEDAIVLGMVTRQQWQEGAASQLADCGDPWFEEHIGSIGQMLFSGKHHRRKDAIGGMVNALLTSISIKVVDEPFNNHLLAWNACFEPHMAKALEVLKHFVSQYVIQIHQVQIVEYKGQQIIMDLFEALSADPERLLPKHTQELWKEAMDESEKMRVIADYISAMTDGHAQKLHRQLFSSIVL from the coding sequence ATGGAGAGAAATGTGTCATTTGAATTAAACGCTTTATGGCAAGAACGCCATGATGATGAACATAAAATCCGCCGCGATGACCATCGTAGCCCGTATCAACGTGATCGTGCACGCATTCTGCACTCTGCAGCATTTCGACGCTTACAAGCGAAGACCCAAGTGCATGGCAACAGCTTGGAAGATTTTCACCGAACTCGACTCACCCACTCTCTAGAAGCAGCGCAGCTTGGTACAGGTATTGTTGCCCAACTAAAAAAGAAGCAACCTGAATTTCGAGATCTACTGCCATCTGACAGCTTGATCGATTCATTGTGTCTCGCACACGACATTGGTCATCCCCCTTATGGGCATGGTGGTGAAGTCGCCTTAAACTACATGATGCGTGATCACGGCGGCTTTGAAGGCAATGCTCAAACCTTCCGTATCGTCACCAAGCTTGAACCTTATACCGAGCACTTCGGCATGAACCTATCACGTCGCGCTTTACTCGGTTTAATAAAGTACCCAGCTCTGCTTAGTCAAACGCGCTCCACACGCCTACCGGCCCCGGTTGAGCATCAACGCAAACTCAAAGCCAAAGATTGGAGCCCTGCCAAAGGCATTTATGATTGCGATAAGGATTTATTCGATTGGGTCATTGCGCCACTGACCGAAAACGACAAAGCTCTATTAAGCCAAATGCGTTGCCGCCCTGAATCAGACTTGGAGCACTGTAAAACTCGGTTTAAGTCTTTGGACTGCTCAATCATGGAGCTAGCGGACGACATCGCCTATGGCGTACATGATTTAGAAGATGCCATTGTGCTTGGTATGGTAACTCGACAGCAGTGGCAAGAAGGAGCAGCAAGCCAGCTTGCAGATTGCGGAGACCCTTGGTTTGAAGAACACATCGGTTCCATCGGTCAAATGTTGTTTAGTGGTAAACATCATCGACGTAAAGACGCGATTGGTGGCATGGTTAACGCCCTATTGACGAGTATCTCAATCAAAGTAGTTGATGAGCCATTCAATAACCACTTACTGGCTTGGAACGCCTGTTTTGAACCTCATATGGCAAAAGCACTAGAAGTATTGAAACACTTCGTGAGCCAATATGTGATTCAAATTCATCAAGTACAGATTGTTGAATACAAAGGCCAGCAAATCATCATGGATTTATTTGAAGCGCTCAGTGCAGATCCTGAACGCTTGCTACCCAAACACACTCAAGAACTTTGGAAAGAAGCAATGGATGAGAGTGAAAAAATGCGCGTCATTGCAGATTACATCTCAGCGATGACCGACGGCCATGCACAGAAGCTGCACCGTCAGTTGTTTTCTTCAATTGTCTTATAG
- the ppiD gene encoding peptidylprolyl isomerase has product MMDRLREGVNSIAVKIILGLIILSFVFAGVGSYIVGGNNNSAAKVGNTEIARGEFEMAYQNERNRMQAQLGDNFSQLLADPAYVESFRKSVLDRMINDVLLDQQAEALGLRISDAQVRSMILDMPQFQSNGQFDQDIYQASLRRAGFSPDSFAEYMRRELVREQLLNALQTSEFTLPGEVQSEGKLFTQTRDVRTVTIDLAEFAKKVDLTDEEIQEYYKANPDMFTRPEQVKVAYIELSAEALKKQIQVSDEEVKKYYDDHLDKYSSEEQRRVAHILVEGDDEAKAQAILDELNGGADFAKLAEEKSDDFGSAENGGDLGWIERDVMDPAFEEAAFALKNPGDVTGLVKSDFGYHIIKLEELKDSVAKPFSEVAAEIKQEMVDQKAVDQFYELQNELEKVAFEFPDSLDDASKAVGQEVKTTDFISQVDAPEVLKNQAVMQAILSPEVKEDGLNSEAIEVAPEHIIVVRVEDARDETVLPLAEVKDQVVAELSRVKGEQGAIELGTKVVAALKEGNTAILAENNLTFGEQETVDRRSPLASTVFAMAKPVDDKPVYGQSKDLAGNIVVIELDAVKAELDASLEEQVAMQMQRASSQQDLTSVIAVLRANTDIEYFVVSN; this is encoded by the coding sequence ATGATGGATCGACTACGCGAAGGCGTGAATAGCATCGCGGTCAAAATTATCCTTGGACTTATCATTCTATCTTTCGTATTTGCAGGTGTAGGTAGCTACATTGTTGGTGGCAACAACAACTCTGCGGCGAAAGTAGGTAATACCGAGATCGCTCGTGGTGAGTTCGAAATGGCTTACCAAAATGAGCGTAACCGCATGCAAGCTCAATTGGGTGACAACTTCTCTCAGTTGCTAGCAGACCCTGCATACGTTGAATCTTTCCGCAAATCAGTTCTAGATCGTATGATCAACGATGTGTTGCTTGATCAACAAGCTGAAGCACTAGGTCTACGCATCAGCGATGCTCAAGTACGTAGCATGATTCTAGACATGCCTCAGTTCCAGTCTAACGGCCAATTTGACCAAGACATCTACCAAGCTTCTTTGCGCCGTGCTGGTTTCTCTCCAGATTCATTTGCAGAGTACATGCGTCGTGAATTGGTTCGTGAGCAACTGCTTAACGCTCTACAAACCAGTGAGTTCACTCTACCAGGTGAAGTTCAGTCAGAAGGTAAGCTGTTCACACAAACTCGTGACGTTCGTACTGTGACTATCGACTTAGCTGAGTTTGCTAAAAAAGTAGATCTTACTGATGAAGAAATTCAAGAGTACTACAAAGCAAATCCAGATATGTTTACTCGCCCAGAGCAAGTAAAAGTCGCTTACATTGAACTATCAGCTGAAGCACTGAAAAAGCAAATCCAAGTTTCTGACGAAGAAGTTAAGAAATACTACGATGATCACCTAGATAAATACTCTTCAGAAGAGCAACGTCGCGTCGCACATATCCTAGTTGAAGGTGATGATGAAGCGAAAGCACAAGCCATTCTTGATGAACTTAACGGTGGTGCAGATTTCGCTAAGCTAGCAGAAGAAAAATCTGATGACTTTGGCAGTGCTGAAAACGGCGGCGACCTAGGTTGGATTGAGCGCGATGTAATGGACCCTGCATTCGAAGAAGCGGCGTTCGCACTTAAGAACCCTGGTGACGTGACTGGTCTAGTGAAGTCTGACTTTGGCTACCACATCATCAAGCTTGAAGAGCTTAAAGACTCTGTTGCTAAGCCTTTCTCTGAAGTCGCAGCTGAAATCAAACAAGAGATGGTTGACCAAAAAGCAGTTGATCAATTCTACGAGCTACAAAACGAGCTAGAGAAAGTGGCGTTTGAATTCCCTGACTCTCTAGACGACGCTTCTAAAGCGGTTGGCCAAGAAGTGAAAACGACAGACTTCATTTCTCAAGTTGACGCGCCTGAAGTGCTTAAGAATCAAGCAGTAATGCAAGCGATTCTAAGCCCAGAAGTGAAAGAAGATGGTCTAAACTCTGAAGCAATCGAAGTCGCACCTGAGCACATCATTGTTGTTCGCGTTGAAGATGCTCGTGACGAGACCGTACTTCCTCTTGCAGAAGTGAAAGACCAAGTTGTTGCTGAATTGTCTCGCGTAAAAGGCGAACAGGGTGCCATCGAGCTAGGTACGAAAGTGGTTGCGGCGCTTAAAGAAGGCAACACGGCTATCCTTGCTGAAAACAATCTAACGTTTGGTGAGCAAGAAACCGTAGACCGTCGTTCTCCACTGGCGAGCACAGTATTTGCTATGGCGAAACCAGTTGATGACAAGCCTGTATACGGCCAGTCAAAAGACCTTGCTGGTAACATCGTGGTTATCGAGCTTGATGCTGTGAAAGCTGAACTAGATGCTTCTTTAGAAGAGCAAGTAGCAATGCAGATGCAACGTGCTTCTTCACAACAAGATCTTACTTCTGTTATCGCAGTACTACGCGCAAACACTGACATTGAGTACTTTGTTGTGAGCAACTAA
- the menH gene encoding 2-succinyl-6-hydroxy-2,4-cyclohexadiene-1-carboxylate synthase yields MLYSEHFPATEKHQGSTLPTLVFLHGLLGSGADWHLCSNALPQFERVTIDLPGHGQSQSIFCSDLDDCCKLLNSTLSLLFPSQQPLILIGYSMGGRIAMHGLAHQCFSDLNICGAIVEGGSFGLQNESDKQARLKNDTRWAKRFKIEPLACVLNDWYQQLVFSSLNHEQRQTLVTKRSANLGSSVADMLLATSLAKQGYLLPALQQQAVPLYYVCGAKDKKFSQLAEMSGLAYRQIEGAGHNAHQEQPQKFAIQINQIIHSHFQ; encoded by the coding sequence ATGCTCTATTCTGAGCACTTTCCAGCAACGGAAAAGCACCAAGGTAGCACTTTGCCTACTCTGGTGTTTTTGCATGGCTTGTTAGGTAGCGGAGCGGATTGGCATCTATGCTCAAACGCGTTACCTCAATTCGAACGTGTGACGATTGACCTTCCTGGTCATGGTCAAAGCCAATCTATTTTTTGCAGTGATCTAGATGATTGCTGCAAATTGCTCAATTCCACACTATCTTTACTATTTCCTTCACAACAACCGCTTATTTTGATTGGTTACTCAATGGGTGGACGCATTGCTATGCATGGCCTTGCGCACCAGTGTTTTTCAGATCTCAATATTTGTGGTGCCATTGTTGAAGGAGGAAGCTTCGGTCTACAAAACGAGTCAGATAAGCAGGCCAGATTAAAGAATGACACTCGCTGGGCAAAGCGTTTCAAAATTGAGCCTCTTGCTTGTGTTTTGAACGATTGGTACCAACAGTTGGTCTTTTCTTCACTAAACCATGAGCAAAGACAAACCTTGGTGACAAAACGAAGTGCTAATCTTGGCTCGTCAGTCGCAGATATGTTGCTTGCGACTTCTTTGGCTAAGCAAGGTTATTTGCTACCAGCACTGCAACAACAAGCGGTTCCGCTGTATTACGTGTGCGGTGCTAAAGACAAAAAATTCAGTCAACTGGCAGAAATGAGCGGGTTGGCATATCGACAAATTGAGGGAGCAGGGCATAACGCTCATCAAGAGCAACCCCAGAAGTTTGCGATACAGATTAATCAAATAATTCATTCTCACTTTCAGTGA
- a CDS encoding tRNA-uridine aminocarboxypropyltransferase yields MSRYCSQCGKSRKACICQWIVPLASEVELIILQHTSEEHRPLGTARILNLSLNQCTCLIGEDFSDSAALNALLEDETYQHFILYPSEQSLCLSELATVAEVPDKKTRLILLDGTWKKAYKMWQLSTNLHAIPTVKLPEDLQGHYTIRKAPSDNSLSTVEAGFHALSLLQPSKDLTPLLIAFEKMIEFQIAQMPPGVFEKNYLKGE; encoded by the coding sequence ATGTCTCGTTATTGTTCTCAGTGTGGAAAATCGCGCAAAGCCTGTATTTGCCAATGGATTGTACCGCTAGCAAGCGAGGTTGAACTTATCATTCTTCAGCATACGAGTGAAGAACATCGTCCTCTTGGTACGGCACGGATTCTCAATTTGAGCCTAAATCAATGTACTTGCCTGATTGGAGAAGACTTTTCTGACAGTGCGGCCTTGAATGCGTTGCTTGAAGATGAAACCTACCAACATTTCATTCTTTACCCTTCAGAGCAATCGTTGTGCCTTTCTGAATTGGCGACGGTTGCAGAAGTGCCCGATAAGAAAACACGTTTAATCTTACTCGACGGTACTTGGAAGAAAGCCTACAAGATGTGGCAACTGTCGACAAACCTTCATGCTATCCCGACGGTTAAACTACCGGAAGACTTACAAGGTCATTATACGATTCGTAAAGCGCCTTCTGATAACAGCTTGTCGACGGTAGAAGCGGGGTTTCATGCGCTCTCGTTACTTCAACCTAGCAAGGATCTTACTCCTTTGTTGATTGCTTTTGAGAAGATGATTGAATTTCAAATCGCCCAGATGCCTCCGGGCGTATTTGAGAAGAACTATCTGAAAGGTGAGTAG
- a CDS encoding isochorismate synthase: MSQFHQAVNRIIERVQQTEGNQTRLIEPLSEKPNFAFIDWLEAQPLFPKFYWQSRDTREEVVALGQLHSFVEPGPAYTILGEGQRVWGGRSFDGQHEKNRRCMPSFFFLPQIELIRFDQQWSLAVNIAEDKTRTLAGLKKLVSDVPSLAPISSHIRSIDHAPTEPQWNDLVEKVLTGIDNDEFKKVVLARKSTVHLDSTLSAAQLLKASYLYNHHSFHFLLSLDSKHSFMGSTPERLYSRIGHELHTEALAGTIGRGENATQDMELANWLSQDSKNLNENQYVVDDIIERLSPHSESVEVETDPRLVRLRKVQHLKRNIHADLKTGINGVQLLSALQPTAAVAGLPRKESMQFILDNEPFARGWYAGSMGYISHERAEFCVAIRSALILEEQVQLFAGAGIVPGSIAEHEWAELDKKMSTLLSLISDHPPLGVAS, from the coding sequence TTGTCACAGTTCCATCAAGCCGTAAATAGAATTATCGAGCGAGTTCAGCAAACGGAAGGCAATCAAACACGTTTAATCGAGCCACTCAGCGAGAAACCCAATTTCGCGTTTATAGACTGGCTTGAAGCACAACCACTTTTTCCCAAGTTTTACTGGCAGTCCCGTGATACTCGTGAAGAAGTTGTTGCTCTAGGCCAACTCCACTCCTTTGTCGAGCCTGGACCTGCCTATACGATCCTTGGTGAAGGCCAACGCGTATGGGGCGGTCGTTCATTTGATGGTCAGCACGAGAAAAATCGTCGCTGTATGCCATCCTTCTTTTTTCTTCCGCAAATTGAGTTGATTCGGTTTGACCAGCAATGGTCACTTGCGGTGAATATCGCAGAAGATAAAACTCGTACATTAGCAGGCTTGAAAAAGCTGGTCTCTGATGTGCCTAGCTTAGCGCCAATCTCTTCTCATATCCGTTCGATTGATCACGCTCCGACGGAGCCACAATGGAATGATTTGGTAGAGAAGGTGCTCACTGGTATCGACAATGACGAGTTTAAAAAAGTGGTGTTGGCTCGCAAATCGACTGTTCATTTAGATTCGACACTTTCTGCTGCGCAGCTATTGAAAGCGAGCTACCTCTACAACCATCATAGTTTTCATTTTCTGTTGAGCTTAGACAGTAAACACAGCTTTATGGGATCCACACCAGAGCGTTTGTATTCGCGTATCGGACACGAACTACATACAGAAGCATTAGCCGGTACGATAGGCCGTGGCGAGAATGCGACTCAAGATATGGAATTGGCGAACTGGCTATCTCAAGATTCTAAGAACCTCAATGAGAACCAGTATGTGGTGGACGACATTATTGAACGTCTTTCACCCCACTCAGAAAGCGTTGAAGTTGAAACTGATCCTCGTTTGGTTCGCCTGAGAAAAGTGCAGCATTTAAAGCGTAATATCCATGCGGATCTTAAAACGGGCATTAATGGTGTTCAGTTACTCTCTGCTTTACAGCCGACAGCCGCTGTTGCTGGGTTGCCCCGTAAAGAGTCGATGCAGTTTATTTTAGATAATGAGCCGTTTGCACGCGGCTGGTATGCAGGCTCCATGGGTTATATCAGCCATGAGCGTGCAGAGTTTTGTGTCGCAATCAGAAGTGCGTTGATCCTTGAAGAACAAGTTCAACTGTTTGCTGGCGCGGGTATTGTTCCAGGTTCCATTGCAGAGCATGAATGGGCCGAGTTAGATAAAAAAATGTCAACGTTACTTTCTCTTATTTCAGACCACCCACCGCTTGGGGTTGCATCATGA
- a CDS encoding ComEA family DNA-binding protein has translation MKWMLTLCLMLLAPVGWAAGGETTKSKSSKYEGIEITVNVNTASAEEIATLLNGIGEKKAEQIVEYREEHGPFKTAADLSKVKGIGEATVKKNQERILL, from the coding sequence ATGAAATGGATGTTAACGCTGTGCTTAATGCTATTGGCACCAGTGGGATGGGCGGCCGGCGGTGAGACAACAAAGTCGAAATCGTCGAAATACGAAGGTATTGAGATTACTGTTAATGTGAATACCGCTTCAGCGGAAGAGATCGCGACATTACTTAATGGTATTGGCGAGAAGAAAGCCGAACAGATAGTAGAGTATCGTGAAGAACACGGTCCATTCAAAACGGCAGCGGACCTAAGCAAAGTGAAAGGCATTGGGGAAGCAACGGTGAAGAAAAACCAAGAGCGAATTTTGCTGTAA
- a CDS encoding HU family DNA-binding protein encodes MNKTQLVEQIAENADISKASAGRALDAFIEAVSGTLQSGDQVALVGFGTFSVRTRAARTGRNPKTGEEIQIAEAKVPSFKAGKALKDACN; translated from the coding sequence GTGAATAAAACTCAACTAGTAGAACAAATCGCAGAAAACGCAGACATCTCTAAAGCATCAGCTGGTCGCGCTCTAGATGCATTCATCGAAGCAGTAAGTGGTACGCTTCAGTCTGGTGACCAAGTTGCGCTTGTTGGCTTCGGTACTTTCAGCGTTCGCACTCGTGCAGCACGCACAGGCCGTAACCCAAAAACTGGTGAAGAAATCCAAATCGCAGAAGCTAAAGTACCTTCTTTCAAAGCTGGCAAAGCTCTAAAAGACGCTTGTAACTAA